The genome window TTCTTTTATTTATCGTAATATTTGCTGAAACAGGTTTTGTAGTTACACCATTTTTGCCCGGGGATTCACTGCTCTTTGCGGCAGGAGCCTTTGCGGCACTCGGGTCTTTTAACATTGCCATTTTGTTCCTTATTCTTGCCCTTGCCGCAATCTTAGGCGATACTGTCAACTACTGGATCGGAAACTATATAGGTCCAAAGATATTTTCGCAGGATAAGGTACGGTTTCTTAAAAAAGAGCACCTGGAAAGGACACACCAGTTCTACGAAAAACACGGCGGAAAGACTATTATTATAGCCCGCTTTATACCGGTAATCCGCACATTTGCACCTTTCGTTGCCGGCATAGGCAGCATGTCCTACGGCCGCTTTATTTCCTATAACGTTTTCGGCGGACTTCTGTGGGTTGTTCTGTTTCTTTTTGCAGGCTACTTTTTTGGCAATCTGCCATTTGTGAAAAATAACTTTTCTTTTGTTATTTTAGCAATCATTTTAATTTCTGTTTTGCCGGGCTTCATAGAGTACTTCAGGCAGAAAAGGATGAAAAAGGCTTAAAACCCGAAAAGTTCAGTTCCGCTTTCTTTTATCTTTTTTATGTGTTATATCTGCCTGTTTAATGCGGGATTAACTTAATCCTTTTAATTTCAAGGGGACACATACACATATGGGTAATGCTAAATCGGAACGTCTGCTCTCGCTGGATGTTTTCAGGGGAATTACAATTGCAGGTATGATACTTGTAAATACTCCCGGCACCTGGGAGCATGTTTATCCTGCACTGCAGCACGCCAAATGGAACGGGATTACGCCAACGGACCTGATATTCCCTTTTTTCCTTTTTATTGTCGGCGTCGCTACGACACTTTCACTTTCCAAAAGAAAGCAAAGAGGCGATGACAAGAAAAAGCTGGTACTTCAGATCGTAAGGCGCTCTGTTATAATATTCCTGCTTGGTATCTTTCTGGCCGCATTCCCCGATTTTAATTTTTCAACCGTCAGAATACCAGGCGTTCTGCAGAGGATTGCGGTGGTTTATATGATTACAAGCCTGCTCTACCTTTGGACAAACACCAGGAATCTTACCATTACTGCAGCTGTGATTCTGCTCCTTTACTGGGCTATGATGACTCTTATTCCCGTGCCCGGAGTGGGCTATGCTAACCTGGAACCATCTACAAACCTCGGCGCCTGGCTAGACCGCACGATCATTGGGCCGCATATCTGGTATTACTCCAAAACCTGGGACCCGGAAGGGCTCTTAAGCACACTGCCCGCAATTTCAACGGCCATATTCGGCATACTGGCAGGGGAGTGGCTAAGAAGGACTGACGTTGAAAATTCCACCAGGACCGTCTGGATGTTCTTCTGGGGAAACGCGGGACTGGTGCTTGGAACTATATGGGATATGTGGTTCCCGATAAATAAGAACCTCTGGACCAGCTCATATGTCGTTTTTACGGCCGGCATGGCACTTCAGTTTCTTGGAATGTGCTACTGGGTTATTGATGTTAAAGGATATACAAAATGGACAAAGCCTTTTGTTGTATACGGCACTAATGCCATTGCGGCATATTTCCTTTCCGAAATAATTGAGCGCGCTTTATACATACCGAAGGTAATGGATGCTTCAGGCCATATGATAGATCTGAGGGTTTATCTCTACAACGTCCTTTTTGCTTCCTGGCTTCCCGGCCTTAACGCCTCACTTGCCTGGGCGCTGGCATATGTAGTAATTTTGTGCGGACTGTTCTGGATCTTATATTCCAAAAAAATATTTATAAAAGTTTAATTTAAGTGTTAATGAAAAAGTGTTATTGGAGAATTAATGCCTGTAATAAGAAAATTTAAGACGATTCCCGAACTCTTTGTAATGCTGACAGAAGAGTATGCAAAGACGACGGATAGGCCTTTAATGAAACATAAAGTAGCCGGCCAGTATAAAGGGATCAGCTACGGGGAATTTAAGGAAGAAACCGAAAAGTTTGCCAACGGCCTGGCTACGCTTGGCCTTAAGCGTGAGGATAGAATTGCCATTATTTCCGAAAACCGCCCTGAATGGGTCTATTCAGATATGGCTATTCTTGCTCTTGGGGTTGTGGACGTGCCTTTGTATCCTTCACTTACTTCCGATTCGGTGGAATTTATTCTCAACAATTCTGAGGCGGCAGGAATAATAGTTTCAAATAAATTCCAGCTCAATAAGGTCCTTAAGATCAGGGCCAACTGCAAGATGCTGAAGTTTATTATTGTCTTAAATGAAAAGGATGTTCCCTCCGGCGTTTCGGATATTTTTTCATTCCGCGAAATCCAGGAACGGGGAGTTATCTTCAGGCAGCAGAACCCCTTCTTTTTTAAGGAAAGCATAAAAGTCTGCAAACCTGATGACATATGCACAATAATTTATACTTCTGGCACTACGGGCGTTCCCAAAGGGGTAATGCTTACGAACTGGAATATTGTTTCAAATGTCCTTGCGGCGTCAGAGGCCATTCCTTTTACAAAGGATGACGTATTTTTATCATTTCTTCCCTTATGCCATATTTTTGAAAGAATGGCAGGCTACTATACAGCCTTTTCTTCCGGCGGACAGGTCTGCTACGCCGAGGGCATTGAAGCCGTTGCAAACAATATGATTGAAGTAAAGCCTACCATACTTACAACGGTTCCCAGGCTTTTTGAAAGAATTTACAGCAAAATTAAAAAGAACGTGGAAAGCCAGTCCGAAAAGAAACAGAAGATCTTCAACTGGGCTATTGAAATGGGGAGGCAGTACGCTTTGGCTAAAAAAGCCGACAGTGTAACAATCAGCCTTCTTCTTAAATATAAGGCGGCCGAAAAGCTCGTACTTAACACAATAAGGGAAAAAACCGGAGGGCGCCTGAGGTTCTTTGTCTCCGGCGGAGCCGCGCTTCCGCGTGAACTGGGCGAGTTCTTTGAGGCTGTTGGAATTACGATACTCGAAGGCTACGGACTAACCGAGTCATCCCCTGTAATTGCGGTTAACCGCGTGGACGACTACAAGTTCGGCTCAGTCGGAAAACCTTTCCCCGGCGTTGAGGTGAAAATTGCCTCCGATGGCGAGATACTTGCCCGCGGGCCGAATATTATGCAGGGCTACTACAAAAATAAAAAGGAAACTGAAGCCGTTCTTAAGGACGGATGGCTGCATACGGGTGACATTGGTGTCTTTGATGCAGAAGGGTTCCTGGTTATAACCGACAGGAAAAAACATTTGTTCAAGACCTCTGCCGGAAAGTACATTGCCCCAACACCCATAGAAAACCTGTTCCTGGGAAGCAAGTACATAGACCAGTTCGTCCTTATTGGCGACAGAAGAATGTTCCTAAGCGCTCTTATTGTCCCTGACTTTGAGGCCATAAGGGAATATGCCGATTCGCACGGAATTGATTATACGTCAAATGAGGATCTGACTAACAGCAAGGAAATCTATAATATAATTGAAAAGGACCTGGAACGCTTCCAGAAGCAGCTTGCAAATTATGAAAGGGTCAGGAAATTCGTTCTTCTGGAAAGGCCTTTCAGCCTGGAGTCAGGTGAGGTTACGCCGACCCTGAAGCTCAAGAGGAAAGTAATAGAAGAGCGCTACGGAAGTCTTATTGACGAGATGTATTCAAGCCTGGAAAAATAAATTCATATTAAAATGATGTCAGGAGATTTTTCCTGGCATCATTTTAATTCTAACTGAAAACCACAGTAAAAACCGAGCCTTCATTCTTCCGGCTTTTGACTTTGATCTCGGCATTATTTAAGCCGGCATATTGTTCCACTAAGGCCAGCCCCAGGCCGTTTCCGTCAAACTGCCTTGTGTAACCCGTTTTTTCCTGCGAAAATGGCGTAAAAAGATTGGGCAGGTACTCTTCTGAAATCCCTACGCCCGTGTCTTTTATATCCACACAAAGCCTTTTTCTGTTATCCCTGTAGACTTTAATCTCAACAGTCCCCCTCGGTGTAAACTTGATCGCATTGTCAATCAGGTTTTCAAATATCTGGTTAACCGTGTAAAGATCGGCTCTGAGCACCGTGCTTTGTTCATCGTTTGTGTATATGAGCTGAAGCCCTTTCAATCTTGCAACAGAATGAAAATAGAAGATCTGGTTTTCAAGCACTTCTTTTCCCAGATCTATTTCTTCGGGGTTAATTTTCAGGTTGCCGCTTTGTACCTGCGACATGTCAAGAAGCAGATCAATGGTTCTGATGAGTCTTTTGGCGCCGTTATCTATCATCTTAAAGCCTGACTTGAGCTCTTCGGTAAGCCTTCCTTCCATCTCATCCTTGATCAGGCTTATAAAGCTCATCATGGTGTTAACGGGGGTGCGTATCTCATGCGAAATCTGGGCCAGAAATTCGGATTTTAACTTTTCCGACTTTTCTGCAATTTCCCTTGCCTTGCGAAGCTCCTCTTCTGAGGCTTTTCTTTGTGTGATATCCTCCTTTACGCAAATAAAATGCGTTACTTCGCCGCTATCGTTCTGAACCGGCGAAATTGAGGACAAATCCCAGAAGAGCTCCCCGTTTTTCTTTTTATTATGGAACTCCCCGTGCCATTCCTTTGCTGACATAATAGTTGTCCAGAGCTTTTCATACTCTTCGGCCGGGGTCTCTCCTGATTTAAGAATGGCTGGGGTCTTACCCTTTACTTCATCCGGCTCATATCCGGTTACAGCTGTAAACTTGGGGTTTACATATTCTATGATGCCATTTTTATCGGTGATAATGATAAGGCTGGAGCTTTGATTTACAGCCCTCAAAAACTTTCTTAACTCTTCCCTGGAATTGTCAACCGATATCTGAAACTCTTCTTGTTCCCGGAAACCGGATTCAGGCCTTCCGTTTACTTCATTTCCGTTTAATTTATTAAAATCCTTAGAATTACCAGTCTCCGCAGCGCCCGACTCAGCTAATTCACATCCGTAATTTCTCTTCATGAACCCTCAGTATTTCTTAACCGGTCAAATTGAAGATTTGCCCTGTTTCTGTTTTGGTGAATAAACTTCCTTTGCTAAACTTCCTTATGCTAACCTTCCGGTTGTAAAACGATCGGAAAAATATAGCCCTCAGCCTTTAGAGTCAATCCTATTTTTTCAGACTTGAGAGAAAAATTACACAAACATGCTTTTATTAGTTTTCATATCACTTATTAAATATCAGAATTTGTGCGTGAATTCCGGTTTTTCAGGAAATTTTACTTATATTTAGTGATACGTATAAAAATTAGTGGGAATGAAATTGGATAAAGAAAAAATTATTGTTACTTCTGCTTTGCCATATGCCAACGGACCTATCCATCTGGGGCACTTAAGCGGCGCATACCTGCCGGCCGACATTTATGTCAGATATAAAAGGCTCATTGGAGCCGATATTCTCTATATCTGCGGCTCAGATGAGCACGGTGTGCCGATTACAATTACAGCCGATAAGGAAAACGTTAAACCTCAGGTCGTTATCGACCGGTTCCATAATATAAATAAGGACGCCTTCGAAAAGTTCGGAATGAGCTTCGATATTTATTCCAGAACCAGCCTTCCTGTACACCACGAGACATCGAAGGAATTCTTTCTTACATACTTTAAGCAGGGAATCTTAAAGGAGAAAAAATCTCTCCAGTTTTATGATGAAAAGGTAAAAATGTTTCTGCCCGACCGCTACGTTGAAGGCACATGCCCGAACTGCGGCAACGAGCAGGCAAGAAGCGATGAATGTGAAAACTGCGGTGCTCTTTATGACCCCGCAGAACTTAAGAACCCGAAAAGCAAGATCTCGGGCGAAACCCCGGTCTTAAAGGAAACTTCCCATTACTATTTCCCCCTGGGCAAGTACCAGGAAAGGCTCGAAAATTACGTATCCGAAATGAATCAGAAATACGGCTGGAAGGAAAACGTCCTCCAGTACTGCCGCGGATGGTTTAAGGACGGACTTCAGGACAGGGCCGTAACACGCGACCTGGACTGGGGCGTTCAGGTACCTCTCGATTCGGCACAGGGTAAGGTTCTTTATGTGTGGTTTGAAGCCGTTCTCGGATATATTTCTGCAACAAAGGAACTCTCGCAAAAGCTCGGGCAGCCTGAAATGTGGAAAGAGTACTGGCAGAACCCTGAGACCAAATACGTCGCTTTTATAGGAAAAGACAACATTGTTTTCCATACAATTTTCTTCCCCGCAATGCTTATGGCCTGGAACGACGCCAGGGAGGATAAATATATACTTCCTCAGAACGTGCCGGCAAATGAGTTCCTGAACTTTGAAGGCAAGAAATTCTCCAAAAGCAG of Ignavibacteria bacterium contains these proteins:
- a CDS encoding DedA family protein, which codes for MEHIRYFIDLFIHLDKHLNGIILEYGIWTYLLLFIVIFAETGFVVTPFLPGDSLLFAAGAFAALGSFNIAILFLILALAAILGDTVNYWIGNYIGPKIFSQDKVRFLKKEHLERTHQFYEKHGGKTIIIARFIPVIRTFAPFVAGIGSMSYGRFISYNVFGGLLWVVLFLFAGYFFGNLPFVKNNFSFVILAIILISVLPGFIEYFRQKRMKKA
- a CDS encoding DUF5009 domain-containing protein, which codes for MGNAKSERLLSLDVFRGITIAGMILVNTPGTWEHVYPALQHAKWNGITPTDLIFPFFLFIVGVATTLSLSKRKQRGDDKKKLVLQIVRRSVIIFLLGIFLAAFPDFNFSTVRIPGVLQRIAVVYMITSLLYLWTNTRNLTITAAVILLLYWAMMTLIPVPGVGYANLEPSTNLGAWLDRTIIGPHIWYYSKTWDPEGLLSTLPAISTAIFGILAGEWLRRTDVENSTRTVWMFFWGNAGLVLGTIWDMWFPINKNLWTSSYVVFTAGMALQFLGMCYWVIDVKGYTKWTKPFVVYGTNAIAAYFLSEIIERALYIPKVMDASGHMIDLRVYLYNVLFASWLPGLNASLAWALAYVVILCGLFWILYSKKIFIKV
- a CDS encoding long-chain fatty acid--CoA ligase, which translates into the protein MPVIRKFKTIPELFVMLTEEYAKTTDRPLMKHKVAGQYKGISYGEFKEETEKFANGLATLGLKREDRIAIISENRPEWVYSDMAILALGVVDVPLYPSLTSDSVEFILNNSEAAGIIVSNKFQLNKVLKIRANCKMLKFIIVLNEKDVPSGVSDIFSFREIQERGVIFRQQNPFFFKESIKVCKPDDICTIIYTSGTTGVPKGVMLTNWNIVSNVLAASEAIPFTKDDVFLSFLPLCHIFERMAGYYTAFSSGGQVCYAEGIEAVANNMIEVKPTILTTVPRLFERIYSKIKKNVESQSEKKQKIFNWAIEMGRQYALAKKADSVTISLLLKYKAAEKLVLNTIREKTGGRLRFFVSGGAALPRELGEFFEAVGITILEGYGLTESSPVIAVNRVDDYKFGSVGKPFPGVEVKIASDGEILARGPNIMQGYYKNKKETEAVLKDGWLHTGDIGVFDAEGFLVITDRKKHLFKTSAGKYIAPTPIENLFLGSKYIDQFVLIGDRRMFLSALIVPDFEAIREYADSHGIDYTSNEDLTNSKEIYNIIEKDLERFQKQLANYERVRKFVLLERPFSLESGEVTPTLKLKRKVIEERYGSLIDEMYSSLEK
- a CDS encoding PAS domain S-box protein translates to MKRNYGCELAESGAAETGNSKDFNKLNGNEVNGRPESGFREQEEFQISVDNSREELRKFLRAVNQSSSLIIITDKNGIIEYVNPKFTAVTGYEPDEVKGKTPAILKSGETPAEEYEKLWTTIMSAKEWHGEFHNKKKNGELFWDLSSISPVQNDSGEVTHFICVKEDITQRKASEEELRKAREIAEKSEKLKSEFLAQISHEIRTPVNTMMSFISLIKDEMEGRLTEELKSGFKMIDNGAKRLIRTIDLLLDMSQVQSGNLKINPEEIDLGKEVLENQIFYFHSVARLKGLQLIYTNDEQSTVLRADLYTVNQIFENLIDNAIKFTPRGTVEIKVYRDNRKRLCVDIKDTGVGISEEYLPNLFTPFSQEKTGYTRQFDGNGLGLALVEQYAGLNNAEIKVKSRKNEGSVFTVVFS
- the metG gene encoding methionine--tRNA ligase, translating into MKLDKEKIIVTSALPYANGPIHLGHLSGAYLPADIYVRYKRLIGADILYICGSDEHGVPITITADKENVKPQVVIDRFHNINKDAFEKFGMSFDIYSRTSLPVHHETSKEFFLTYFKQGILKEKKSLQFYDEKVKMFLPDRYVEGTCPNCGNEQARSDECENCGALYDPAELKNPKSKISGETPVLKETSHYYFPLGKYQERLENYVSEMNQKYGWKENVLQYCRGWFKDGLQDRAVTRDLDWGVQVPLDSAQGKVLYVWFEAVLGYISATKELSQKLGQPEMWKEYWQNPETKYVAFIGKDNIVFHTIFFPAMLMAWNDAREDKYILPQNVPANEFLNFEGKKFSKSRNWGIDVIDFLKLFPADPLRYTLAANLPENRDTDFYWKEFQARNNSELADILGNFVNRTFTFVHKHFEGKVPQKGTLQQIDRDMLELLKGYPKKIAGYFEQYKIKDGVNEIMNLARAGNKYFNDSEPWKSVKTDRERCQTTLYVCLQAINTLAEMFYPVIPFSAEKLFKMLNSKPVEWEKSGGENLPEGHQLNQAEILFTKIEDKTIEEQTNRLGQAEQPQKVEKFEEITIDDFFRVQLRTAVITHAESVPKSEKLVKLKVDLGFEKRQVVAGIAKSFKPEELIGKKILMVANLKPAKLMGLESQGMILAVDNGQGGVSLLEVDENIKPGTRAK